The Streptomyces sp. P9-A4 genome contains a region encoding:
- a CDS encoding GNAT family N-acetyltransferase — MRRLISAQCALPRIRAEIEIPGGAPGWLGWLVATDTEGTIVGAAAGGVPVPGEGEVYALAVADGSRRRGVGTALMAAATQRMRDFGARDQRVELPAESDPALPFYRHLGFAALSPRRWSRAL; from the coding sequence ATGCGACGGCTGATCTCCGCACAGTGCGCGCTCCCCCGCATACGAGCGGAAATTGAAATTCCGGGGGGCGCGCCCGGCTGGCTGGGCTGGCTCGTGGCGACCGACACGGAGGGCACGATCGTCGGGGCGGCGGCCGGCGGGGTCCCCGTACCGGGCGAGGGCGAGGTGTACGCCCTGGCCGTGGCGGACGGCTCCCGGCGCCGGGGCGTGGGTACGGCCCTGATGGCGGCGGCCACCCAGCGGATGCGCGACTTCGGCGCCCGCGACCAGCGCGTGGAGCTCCCCGCGGAGTCCGACCCGGCGCTTCCGTTCTACCGGCACCTGGGTTTCGCGGCCCTCTCCCCCAGGCGCTGGAGCCGCGCACTCTGA
- a CDS encoding M56 family metallopeptidase, whose translation MNHHILVPLGLVLLTGGLVPWLVARSRWAQQAPRLALTVWAACGAVFAAATALIPAQLVLSAGSSHRLADMLFTLEPPTLAQVMNLDGRERFAFSLSLLVLSLPAAAFARRLARARRARLRHAGVLRIVGRYDPALRATVLDDERPAVYCLPGRTRRVVVSSGALRALTPAQLAAALAHERAHIAGRHHLLVAAAEAFAAVFARLPLARYGGPAVPLLLEMAADDRALRRCTRDALATALYALASGRAPRSAFAAGGPSAAVRMRRILTPHSAGHPVLLGLLTVASAALAMAPLIVACCSFP comes from the coding sequence GTGAACCACCACATCCTCGTCCCGCTCGGGCTCGTCCTGCTCACCGGCGGCCTGGTCCCCTGGCTGGTGGCCCGGTCCCGCTGGGCCCAGCAGGCACCCAGGCTCGCCCTGACCGTCTGGGCCGCGTGCGGGGCCGTCTTCGCGGCGGCGACCGCCCTGATCCCCGCCCAGCTGGTCCTTTCGGCCGGGAGCAGTCACCGGCTGGCCGACATGCTCTTCACCCTCGAACCGCCCACGCTCGCTCAGGTCATGAACCTCGACGGGCGTGAGCGGTTCGCTTTTTCGCTCTCCCTGCTCGTCCTGTCGCTGCCCGCCGCCGCGTTCGCCCGCCGCCTCGCCAGGGCCCGCCGGGCGCGGCTGCGGCACGCCGGGGTGCTGCGGATCGTCGGACGGTACGACCCCGCCCTGCGCGCCACCGTCCTCGACGACGAACGCCCCGCCGTCTACTGCCTGCCCGGCCGCACGCGCCGGGTCGTGGTCTCCTCGGGCGCGCTGCGCGCCCTCACCCCGGCCCAGCTGGCGGCGGCCCTCGCGCACGAGCGGGCGCACATCGCCGGGCGCCACCACCTGCTGGTCGCGGCGGCGGAGGCGTTCGCGGCGGTCTTCGCGCGCCTTCCGCTCGCCCGGTACGGCGGTCCCGCCGTACCGCTGCTGCTCGAAATGGCGGCGGACGACCGGGCATTGCGCCGATGTACGCGGGACGCGCTGGCCACCGCTCTGTACGCGCTGGCCTCGGGGCGGGCGCCCAGGTCGGCATTTGCCGCGGGAGGTCCTTCGGCGGCGGTGCGGATGCGGCGGATCCTCACTCCGCACAGCGCCGGACATCCCGTTCTGCTCGGCCTGTTGACCGTCGCTTCGGCGGCACTGGCGATGGCACCCTTGATCGTCGCCTGCTGTTCGTTCCCCTGA
- a CDS encoding BlaI/MecI/CopY family transcriptional regulator, whose translation MRRLGELEAEIMDRLWAWQRPATVREIVDDINRERRVAYTTVMTVADILHRKGWLRREKAGRAWLYEPVRSREEYTAGLMRDALGDSQDRPAALLRFVEVISDEDVDALDAALRAARGDQPPLQHPLHHPHPGDGGGA comes from the coding sequence GTGCGCCGGCTGGGAGAGCTGGAGGCCGAGATCATGGACCGACTGTGGGCCTGGCAGCGGCCCGCCACGGTCCGCGAGATCGTCGACGACATCAACCGGGAACGACGGGTCGCGTACACGACCGTCATGACCGTCGCGGACATCCTGCACCGCAAGGGCTGGCTCCGCCGGGAGAAGGCCGGCCGGGCCTGGCTGTACGAGCCCGTCCGCAGCCGCGAGGAGTACACGGCCGGACTGATGCGGGACGCCCTCGGCGACAGCCAGGACCGCCCGGCGGCCCTGCTCCGCTTCGTCGAGGTCATCTCGGACGAGGACGTGGACGCCCTCGACGCGGCCCTCCGCGCGGCCCGCGGTGATCAGCCACCGCTCCAGCACCCGCTCCACCATCCACACCCAGGGGACGGGGGCGGCGCGTGA
- a CDS encoding metal-sensitive transcriptional regulator: protein MAGYGQHKEDIIRRLRRIEGQVRGVQRMVDEDVYCIDVLTQVSAINAALQSCAVALLDEHLSCCVTEAIAQGGDQAKVKVGEASKAIARLIRT from the coding sequence GTGGCCGGTTACGGACAGCACAAGGAAGACATCATCAGACGCCTGCGCCGCATCGAGGGTCAGGTCAGGGGGGTGCAGCGGATGGTCGACGAGGACGTCTACTGCATCGACGTCCTCACCCAGGTCTCCGCGATCAACGCGGCCCTCCAGTCCTGCGCGGTGGCCCTGCTGGACGAGCACCTCAGCTGCTGCGTCACGGAGGCCATCGCCCAGGGCGGGGACCAGGCGAAGGTGAAGGTGGGCGAGGCCTCGAAGGCCATCGCCCGGCTGATCCGGACATAG
- a CDS encoding heavy metal translocating P-type ATPase, giving the protein MTTTTPGTAQVELAIGGMTCASCAARIEKKLNRMDGVEATVNYATEKAKVTFDADIDVAALIATVEATGYTAAEPQPERPAGSGGEEGPTDEEKADEELRPLKQRLITAVTLAVPVIAMAMVPALQIEYWQWLSLTLAAPVVVYAAWPFHKAAWTNAKHGAATMDTLISVGTIAAFLWSLWALFFGTAGTPGMTHPFEFTIARTDGAGNIYLEAAAGVTAFILAGRYFEARSKRKAGAALKALMQLGAKEVTVLRNGQEVTVPTADLQVGDRFLVRPGEKIATDGTVVEGSSAVDASMLTGESVPVEVSVGDSVTGATLNAGGRLVVEATRVGSDTQLARMAKLVEDAQNGKAAAQRLADRISAVFVPIVIALALGTLGFWLGTGQGLTAAFTAAVAVLIIACPCALGLATPTALMVGTGRGAQLGILIKGPEVLETTRKVDTIVLDKTGTVTTGRMTLIKVHTAEGVDEKDVLRLAGALEHSSEHPIAQAVATGAAARVGTLPTPEDFANIPGLGVQGVVEGHAVLVGREKLLDEWAMALPADLKSAKDAAEKTGKTAIAVAWDGEARAVLEVADAVKETSAEAIRRLRGLGLTPILLTGDNKAVAEAVAAEVGIDEVIAEVMPQDKVDVVKKLQAEGRSVAMVGDGVNDAAALAQADLGLAMGTGTDAAIEAGDLTLVRGDLRAAADAIRLSRKTLGTIRSNLFWAFAYNVAALPLAAAGLLNPMIAGAAMAFSSVFVVGNSLRLRGFQAADR; this is encoded by the coding sequence ATGACAACGACGACACCGGGCACCGCCCAGGTCGAGCTCGCCATCGGCGGCATGACCTGCGCCTCGTGTGCGGCCCGTATCGAGAAGAAGCTCAACCGGATGGACGGGGTCGAGGCCACCGTCAACTACGCCACCGAGAAGGCGAAGGTCACCTTCGACGCCGACATCGACGTCGCCGCGCTGATCGCCACCGTCGAGGCCACCGGCTACACCGCCGCCGAGCCCCAGCCGGAGCGCCCGGCCGGAAGCGGCGGCGAGGAGGGCCCGACCGACGAGGAGAAGGCCGACGAGGAGCTGCGGCCCCTCAAGCAGCGGCTGATCACCGCGGTCACGCTCGCCGTGCCGGTCATCGCGATGGCGATGGTCCCGGCGCTGCAGATCGAGTACTGGCAGTGGCTGAGCCTCACGCTCGCCGCGCCGGTCGTCGTCTACGCCGCCTGGCCCTTCCACAAGGCCGCCTGGACCAACGCCAAGCACGGCGCGGCCACCATGGACACCCTGATCTCGGTCGGCACGATCGCCGCGTTCCTGTGGTCCCTGTGGGCGCTGTTCTTCGGTACGGCCGGCACGCCGGGGATGACCCACCCGTTCGAGTTCACGATCGCCCGTACCGACGGCGCCGGGAACATCTACCTGGAGGCCGCGGCCGGCGTCACCGCCTTCATCCTCGCGGGCCGCTACTTCGAGGCCCGTTCGAAGCGCAAGGCGGGCGCCGCGCTCAAGGCGCTGATGCAGCTGGGCGCCAAGGAGGTGACCGTCCTCAGGAACGGCCAGGAGGTCACCGTACCGACGGCGGACCTGCAGGTCGGGGACCGTTTCCTGGTCCGTCCGGGCGAGAAGATCGCCACCGACGGCACGGTCGTCGAGGGTTCGTCCGCCGTGGACGCCTCCATGCTGACCGGCGAGTCCGTCCCGGTCGAGGTCTCCGTCGGCGACTCCGTCACCGGCGCCACCCTGAACGCCGGCGGCCGGCTGGTCGTCGAGGCCACCCGCGTCGGATCCGACACCCAGCTCGCCCGGATGGCGAAGCTCGTCGAGGACGCGCAGAACGGCAAGGCCGCAGCCCAGCGCCTCGCCGACCGGATCTCGGCCGTCTTCGTCCCGATCGTCATCGCGCTCGCCCTCGGCACCCTCGGCTTCTGGCTGGGTACGGGGCAGGGCCTGACCGCCGCCTTCACCGCCGCCGTCGCCGTACTGATCATCGCCTGCCCCTGCGCCCTGGGCCTGGCCACCCCGACCGCCCTCATGGTCGGCACCGGCCGCGGCGCCCAGCTCGGCATCCTCATCAAGGGCCCCGAGGTCCTGGAGACCACCCGCAAGGTCGACACGATCGTCCTCGACAAGACCGGCACCGTCACCACCGGCCGGATGACCCTCATCAAGGTCCACACCGCCGAGGGCGTCGACGAGAAGGACGTCCTGCGACTGGCGGGCGCCCTGGAGCACTCCTCGGAGCACCCGATCGCGCAGGCCGTCGCCACCGGCGCCGCCGCCAGGGTGGGGACGCTCCCGACCCCCGAGGACTTCGCCAACATCCCCGGTCTGGGTGTGCAGGGCGTCGTCGAGGGCCACGCCGTCCTCGTCGGCCGCGAGAAGCTGCTCGACGAGTGGGCCATGGCGCTCCCCGCGGACCTCAAGTCCGCGAAGGACGCCGCCGAGAAGACCGGCAAGACCGCCATCGCGGTGGCCTGGGACGGTGAGGCCCGCGCGGTCCTGGAGGTCGCCGACGCCGTCAAGGAGACCAGCGCGGAGGCCATCAGGCGGCTGCGCGGTCTGGGTCTGACGCCGATCCTGCTCACGGGTGACAACAAGGCGGTCGCGGAGGCCGTCGCCGCCGAGGTCGGCATCGACGAGGTCATCGCGGAGGTCATGCCGCAGGACAAGGTCGACGTCGTCAAGAAGCTCCAGGCGGAGGGCCGTTCGGTCGCCATGGTCGGCGACGGCGTCAACGACGCCGCCGCGCTCGCCCAGGCCGACCTGGGACTGGCGATGGGCACCGGAACGGACGCCGCCATCGAGGCCGGCGACCTGACCCTCGTACGGGGTGACCTGCGGGCCGCGGCCGACGCGATCAGGCTCTCCCGCAAGACGCTCGGCACGATCCGCTCGAACCTGTTCTGGGCCTTCGCCTACAACGTGGCGGCCCTGCCGCTCGCGGCGGCCGGACTGCTCAACCCGATGATCGCGGGCGCGGCGATGGCCTTCTCCTCGGTCTTCGTGGTCGGCAACAGCCTCCGTCTGCGGGGCTTCCAGGCCGCCGACCGCTGA
- a CDS encoding heavy-metal-associated domain-containing protein, which produces MGSCCTPDNSCSTTEATAVAVADSTVTVYAVSGMTCGHCRTAITKSVSALDGVLAVEVDVDGGLVTVTTGGEPDDAAITAAVDDAGYELTGRAA; this is translated from the coding sequence ATGGGCTCCTGCTGCACCCCCGACAACAGCTGCTCGACCACGGAGGCCACCGCCGTCGCGGTCGCCGACAGCACCGTCACGGTCTACGCCGTCTCCGGCATGACCTGCGGGCACTGCAGGACCGCGATCACCAAGTCCGTCAGCGCGCTGGACGGCGTCCTCGCCGTCGAGGTCGACGTGGACGGCGGCCTGGTGACCGTGACCACGGGCGGCGAGCCCGACGACGCCGCGATCACCGCGGCGGTCGACGACGCGGGCTACGAGCTCACCGGCCGCGCCGCCTGA
- a CDS encoding copper homeostasis protein CutC — protein sequence MSNRAVLEVIALDEEDAVAAQTGGADRLELVTDMAADGLTPSRTGFAVIRAAVDIPLRVMLRLTDGFAAGDVDALVGRALELREAGADEFVLGFLTPDGEPDLVAVERLLAALDGARWTFHRAIDRAADRDGLRERLADLPGLDTYLTAGAATGVDDGLATLKAEAARAGEPGYEARILVGGGLRLDHLPELRAAGLDAFHIGGAARPQGWAAPVSADAVRTWREAVDA from the coding sequence ATGAGCAACCGTGCAGTCCTTGAGGTGATCGCCCTCGACGAGGAAGACGCGGTCGCTGCCCAGACCGGTGGCGCCGACCGGCTCGAACTCGTCACCGACATGGCGGCGGACGGACTCACCCCGTCCCGGACCGGCTTCGCCGTGATCCGCGCCGCCGTCGACATCCCGCTGCGCGTGATGCTCCGCCTCACCGACGGATTCGCGGCCGGAGACGTCGACGCGCTGGTCGGGCGAGCCCTGGAACTGCGCGAAGCCGGGGCGGACGAGTTCGTCCTCGGCTTCCTCACCCCCGACGGCGAGCCCGACCTCGTGGCCGTCGAGCGCCTCCTCGCCGCCCTCGACGGCGCCCGCTGGACCTTCCACCGGGCGATCGACCGCGCCGCCGACCGCGACGGCCTCCGCGAGCGCCTCGCCGACCTGCCCGGCCTCGACACCTACCTCACCGCCGGCGCCGCCACCGGCGTCGACGACGGCCTCGCCACCCTCAAGGCCGAGGCCGCCCGCGCGGGCGAGCCCGGCTACGAGGCGCGGATCCTCGTCGGCGGCGGCCTCCGCCTCGACCACCTCCCCGAACTCCGCGCGGCGGGCCTCGACGCCTTCCACATCGGCGGCGCGGCCCGCCCCCAGGGCTGGGCGGCCCCGGTCTCGGCGGACGCGGTACGGACGTGGCGGGAGGCGGTGGACGCGTAG
- a CDS encoding aminoglycoside phosphotransferase family protein translates to MAATARGTDGPTPDTALVERLVAARFPEWAGLPVRAVRSAGTDNVMFRLGDDLVVRLPRVAYAARHVEKEQRWLPLLAPHLPLDVPVPVGRAEPSDAFPMPWSVYRWLDGDDTYDVPLTDLAHAAVELGRFGAALRALDAGDGPTSFRGGPVTSWEEGNLPWAVRGLAADGLVDADLATASWEAVLRLPQWDGAPVWVHGDLLPGNLLGRDGRLSAVIDFGGLGTGDPACDTMPAWTLFTADTRPLFREAARVDDATWERGRGWALAWGLVTEQYYRDTNPVLATVARRTRTEALAEYAKL, encoded by the coding sequence ATGGCAGCGACCGCGCGAGGAACCGACGGCCCGACCCCCGACACCGCACTCGTCGAACGGCTCGTCGCCGCCCGGTTTCCCGAGTGGGCCGGGCTCCCGGTGCGTGCCGTGCGCTCGGCCGGTACGGACAACGTGATGTTCCGGCTCGGTGACGACCTCGTCGTCCGGCTGCCCCGGGTCGCGTACGCCGCCCGCCACGTCGAGAAGGAACAGCGCTGGCTGCCCCTGCTCGCCCCGCACCTGCCCCTGGACGTCCCGGTCCCGGTGGGCCGCGCCGAGCCGAGCGACGCGTTCCCGATGCCCTGGTCGGTCTACCGCTGGCTCGACGGGGACGACACGTACGACGTCCCGCTCACCGACCTCGCCCACGCGGCCGTCGAGCTGGGCCGCTTCGGCGCCGCCCTGCGCGCCCTCGACGCGGGCGACGGGCCCACGTCCTTCCGGGGCGGCCCGGTCACCTCCTGGGAGGAGGGCAACCTGCCGTGGGCCGTCCGGGGCCTCGCCGCCGACGGCCTCGTCGACGCGGACCTCGCGACCGCCTCCTGGGAGGCGGTCCTCCGGCTCCCCCAGTGGGACGGCGCACCCGTCTGGGTGCACGGCGACCTGCTCCCCGGCAACCTGCTCGGCCGCGACGGCCGGCTCAGCGCCGTCATCGACTTCGGCGGCCTCGGCACGGGCGACCCGGCCTGCGACACGATGCCCGCCTGGACGCTGTTCACCGCCGACACCCGCCCCCTCTTCCGGGAGGCGGCCCGCGTCGACGACGCGACCTGGGAACGCGGGCGGGGCTGGGCGCTCGCCTGGGGCCTGGTCACCGAGCAGTACTACCGCGACACGAACCCGGTACTGGCGACGGTCGCCCGCCGCACCCGCACCGAGGCCCTCGCCGAGTACGCGAAGCTCTGA
- a CDS encoding dihydrofolate reductase family protein, producing the protein MRTLISSAFVSLDGVVEAPGGETGYRNAGWTFKDMEFLPEAYALKGQEQQEATAMLLGRASYEAFSAVWPDMEDFADYKAMPKYVVSTTLTEDDLVDNWGEITILRSLDEVAALKETEGGPIIMHGSASLGRSLSDAGLIDRYNLLVFPLLLGAGKRLFSATDKDTQKLKLVEHEVYANGMQKNVFDVVR; encoded by the coding sequence ATGCGCACCCTGATCAGCTCCGCCTTCGTCTCGCTCGACGGTGTCGTGGAGGCTCCCGGCGGCGAGACCGGCTACCGCAACGCGGGCTGGACCTTCAAGGACATGGAGTTCCTGCCGGAGGCGTACGCCCTCAAGGGCCAGGAGCAGCAGGAGGCCACCGCGATGCTGCTCGGGCGGGCCAGCTACGAGGCCTTCAGCGCCGTCTGGCCCGACATGGAGGACTTCGCGGACTACAAGGCGATGCCGAAGTACGTGGTGTCGACCACGCTCACCGAGGACGACCTCGTGGACAACTGGGGCGAGATCACGATCCTGCGCTCGCTCGACGAGGTCGCCGCGCTGAAGGAGACCGAGGGCGGCCCGATCATCATGCACGGCAGCGCGTCGCTGGGCCGCTCGCTCTCGGACGCCGGGCTGATCGACCGGTACAACCTGCTGGTCTTCCCGCTGCTCCTCGGTGCGGGCAAGCGGCTGTTCAGCGCGACGGACAAGGACACGCAGAAGCTGAAGCTGGTCGAGCACGAGGTGTACGCGAACGGCATGCAGAAGAACGTCTTCGACGTCGTCCGCTGA
- a CDS encoding VOC family protein, whose amino-acid sequence MSGSAPAPGAVGSLHHVEVWVGDLEHAEESFGWLLGALGYAPFQRWEGGRSWALGSCYLVVERSSARTSDRHDRLRPGLNHLAFHAGDRAAVDALAAEAPAHGWRLLFADRHPYAGGEGVYAAYLENADGFEVELVADPAGHDLGHDR is encoded by the coding sequence GTGAGCGGCTCGGCGCCCGCGCCCGGCGCCGTCGGGTCCCTGCATCACGTCGAGGTGTGGGTGGGGGACCTGGAGCACGCGGAGGAGAGTTTCGGGTGGCTGCTCGGCGCGCTCGGGTACGCGCCGTTCCAGCGGTGGGAGGGCGGCCGGAGCTGGGCGCTCGGCTCCTGCTACCTGGTCGTCGAGCGGTCGTCCGCCCGTACGTCGGACCGGCACGACCGGCTGCGGCCCGGCCTGAACCACCTGGCGTTCCACGCCGGGGACCGGGCCGCCGTCGACGCGCTGGCCGCCGAGGCGCCGGCGCACGGCTGGCGGCTGCTGTTCGCGGACCGGCACCCGTACGCCGGGGGCGAGGGCGTCTACGCGGCCTACCTGGAGAACGCCGACGGGTTCGAGGTGGAACTCGTCGCCGATCCGGCCGGACACGACCTCGGACACGACCGATGA
- a CDS encoding HelD family protein, translated as MHLPGGLTVSASDPLARERAHLASSRAALRAMREDVEALDIKDVTANWVNSLVLGRQIEDRIKALADLSHTPLFFGRLDYLHTTQEGQRFYIGRRHVHDANGDPMVIDWRAPVSQPYYQASRKDPQDVGLRRRFGYTGGDLTAYEDEHLSDPDELERTSRLLQTEIERPRVGPMRDIVATIQPEQDGIVRSDLSGTVCVQGGPGTGKTAVGLHRVAYLLYAHRERLARTGTLVIGPNRSFLQYIEQVLPALGELEVKQATVDGLVAHVEVRGTDEAATAVVKGDARMAELLRRALRSHVALPKEPLMVVRGSRRWRVPAYEIEEMVRELLDRDIRYGAAHEALPQRIAHAVLVRMEEAGEAPDDRVQNAVARNPAVKAVVKACWPAVDPAKLVLRLLGDAEFLAEHAEGLLTEDERKLLLWAKPARSVKTAKWSAADAVLVDEARDLVERTHSLGHVVLDEAQDLSPMQYRAVGRRCTTGSATVLGDLAQGTTPWATESWAQALGHLGKPEALVEELTAGFRVPREVIAYASRLLPFMSPGLAAVESVRENPGALEVRHTDALDAEVVAACAEALAHEGSIGLIAADARIAPLAEALTAAGLAYLSPGEETTAESRLTLVPASLAKGLEYDYVVLDEPAAVVDGEPDERTGLRRLYVALTRAVSGLAVVHSAPVPHQLGAL; from the coding sequence ATCCACCTGCCCGGAGGCCTCACTGTGTCCGCATCCGACCCGCTCGCGCGTGAGCGCGCCCATCTGGCCTCGTCCCGCGCCGCCCTGCGCGCGATGCGCGAGGACGTGGAGGCGCTCGACATCAAGGACGTCACGGCGAACTGGGTGAACTCCCTCGTCCTCGGCCGGCAGATCGAGGACCGGATCAAGGCGCTGGCCGACCTCTCCCACACGCCGCTGTTCTTCGGGCGGCTCGACTACCTGCACACCACGCAGGAGGGCCAGCGCTTCTACATCGGGCGGCGGCACGTCCACGACGCCAACGGCGACCCGATGGTGATCGACTGGCGCGCGCCGGTCTCGCAGCCGTACTACCAGGCCTCGCGGAAGGACCCGCAGGACGTCGGCCTGCGGCGCCGCTTCGGTTACACGGGCGGCGACCTCACCGCGTACGAGGACGAGCACCTCTCCGACCCGGACGAGCTGGAGCGGACCAGCCGGCTGCTCCAGACCGAGATCGAGCGGCCCCGCGTCGGCCCCATGCGCGACATCGTCGCCACGATCCAGCCGGAGCAGGACGGGATCGTCCGCTCCGACCTGTCGGGGACGGTCTGCGTGCAGGGAGGCCCCGGCACGGGCAAGACGGCCGTCGGCCTGCACCGTGTCGCGTACCTCCTCTACGCGCACCGGGAGCGGCTCGCCCGCACCGGCACCCTGGTCATCGGGCCGAACCGGTCCTTCCTCCAGTACATCGAGCAGGTGCTGCCCGCCCTGGGTGAGCTGGAGGTGAAGCAGGCGACCGTCGACGGCCTCGTCGCGCACGTCGAGGTGCGGGGGACGGACGAGGCGGCGACGGCGGTCGTCAAGGGCGACGCCCGGATGGCGGAGCTGCTGCGCCGGGCGCTGCGCTCGCACGTGGCGCTGCCGAAGGAGCCCCTGATGGTGGTGCGCGGCTCGCGCCGCTGGCGGGTGCCCGCGTACGAGATCGAGGAGATGGTGCGGGAGCTGCTGGACCGGGACATCCGGTACGGGGCCGCCCACGAGGCGCTGCCGCAGCGCATCGCGCACGCCGTCCTGGTCCGTATGGAGGAGGCGGGCGAGGCGCCCGACGACCGGGTGCAGAACGCCGTCGCCCGGAACCCGGCGGTGAAGGCGGTCGTGAAGGCGTGCTGGCCCGCGGTGGACCCCGCGAAGCTGGTGCTGCGGCTGCTGGGCGACGCGGAGTTCCTGGCGGAGCACGCCGAGGGGCTGCTCACCGAGGACGAGCGGAAGCTGCTGCTGTGGGCGAAGCCCGCGCGCAGCGTGAAGACGGCGAAGTGGTCGGCGGCGGACGCGGTCCTCGTCGACGAGGCGCGGGACCTCGTGGAGCGGACGCACTCGCTCGGACATGTGGTCCTCGACGAGGCGCAGGACCTGTCGCCGATGCAGTACCGGGCGGTGGGCCGGCGCTGCACGACCGGTTCGGCGACGGTCCTCGGCGACCTGGCGCAGGGCACGACGCCCTGGGCGACGGAGAGCTGGGCGCAGGCGCTGGGGCATCTGGGGAAGCCGGAGGCGCTGGTGGAGGAGCTGACGGCCGGTTTCCGTGTGCCGCGCGAGGTGATCGCGTACGCCTCTCGGCTGCTTCCGTTCATGTCGCCGGGGCTCGCTGCGGTCGAGTCGGTGCGGGAGAACCCCGGTGCGCTGGAGGTACGGCACACGGACGCGCTGGACGCGGAGGTCGTCGCGGCCTGCGCCGAGGCGCTGGCGCACGAGGGCTCGATCGGTCTGATCGCCGCCGACGCGCGGATCGCGCCGCTCGCGGAGGCGCTGACGGCCGCCGGTCTCGCGTACCTCTCCCCCGGTGAGGAGACGACCGCGGAGTCCCGGCTGACGCTGGTGCCGGCCTCGCTCGCGAAGGGTCTGGAGTACGACTACGTGGTCCTGGACGAGCCGGCGGCGGTCGTCGACGGCGAACCGGACGAGCGGACGGGCCTGCGGCGGCTGTACGTGGCGCTGACGCGTGCGGTGTCGGGGCTGGCGGTCGTTCACTCCGCGCCCGTTCCGCACCAGTTGGGCGCGCTGTGA